The Imtechella halotolerans DNA window GATTCTACAAACTTTATCAACGTACTGCGCCAGCTAATACTATGCCTATGAATATTCACTTTTTAGGAAACAGCTCAGTGGCAACCATTCCAACTCTTTATGATATGGTTAAAAATAAACAAATTGAAGACCAATCCATTGAAGAAGGTGACATTGTACTTTTTGCTAGCGTGGGTGCTGGTATGAACATAAATGCTATCGTATATCAAGTTTAACATGAAGTACACCATATTACTTTCCCTTTTCTTTTTAACTATCAATAGTACTTTTAGTCAAGAAATCAAGGTTTTATCATATAACATTCGGTATGACAATCAAGATGATGGACTAGACAGCTGGACAGCATCCAAACGAAACCAAAAAGTAGCTTCATTATTAAATGAATTAAATGCAGATGTCATAGGTATCCAAGAAGCCTTACATCATCAATTAACCTATCTAAACAATCAACTAATCCAATACAAATGGATTGGTGTAGGAAGAGATGATGGTAAAATTGAAGGGGAACACGCTCCCATATTTTATAATCACAAAAAACTCAAACTCAAAAAATGGGGGTATTTTTGGCTTTCAGAAACACCTAACAAACCCTCTAAAGGTTGGGACGCCAATTGCTGTAATCGAATTGCAACATGGGCAATTTTTAAAGTAAAAAATCGCCAATTCTTCTTTATTAATACCCATTTCGACCACCAAGGAACACGAGCCCAATACGAAAGTGCCCAGTTAATTCTTGAAAAATCACAGCGTTTTTCAAAGGACTTACCAATCATCTTAACAGGAGACCTGAATGTTTCTCCTTCTTCAAGCGCCATTCAAACCCTAAAATCTAAACTAAAAGATAGTCACTCCACAGCACTCCAACTAATTGGACCGAACGGGACTTACAATGCCTTCAAGCATTCTATGGTACCAACTGATGAAAAAAGAATCGATTACATTTTCCATTCCTATAGTTGGAAAACTATTGAATTTAAAACCTTAGACATTAAGTACCAAAACAGATATCCCTCCGATCATTTTCCGATTTTAGCCACCTTAAAGTTAGAATAAGCGTATTTTTACTCAAATTTAGATTGTTTAACAATGCCTAAACTACCATATGTACGAACATACTTATCCATCTAAACGTTTTAAACGAACAATTCAATTTGTCTCTAAACATATTTCAAAGGATGAATCACTTTTAGATCTAGGCGTTAAAAACCCTTTATCCTCCCTATTAATTCAAGAAGGTTACAGGGTAAAAAACACAAATGGAGAAGATCTTGACCAAGAGCTCCGGGCTATCATGGAAGAAAATTATACCACTGTTACGGCTTTTGAAATACTCGAACATCTATTAAACCCCTACGGCATCTTAAAAAACATAAAAGCTTCTAAAATTGTCATTTCTGTTCCTTTGAGACTTTGGTTTGCACCTGCTTACCGTAGTAAAACAGATATACGTGACAGGCATTATCATGAATTTGAAGATTGGCAATTAGAGTGGCTACTAGAAAAAACAGGATGGAAAATAATGGCTACTGAGAAATTCACTCACCCTGTAAAAAAAATCGGGATAAGACCTATATTAAGACTCTTTACACCTCGTTACTATCTTATTTATGCTGAGCGTGATACTAAATAAAATGAAATACTACGTAATAATTCCTGCTCACAACGAAGCCTCCTACATAAGTGAAACTCTAAATTCACTATTAATGCAATCTGTATTACCCGATAAAATAATCGTGGTAAATGATCATTCAACAGATACCACCGAGGAGATTATTGATCAATATAGTTGCTCACACTCAATAATAAAAAAAATTAACAGTGTCTCATCAGTAACACATATGCCGGGAAGTAAAGTTGTCAATGCCTTCAATAAAGGCTTTGAATTGCTTGACCAGGACTTTGATATCATAGTAAAGCTAGATGCTGACATTATACTGCCTCCAAACTATTTTGAAAAACTCACTGAAATATTTAAAGACAGTAGAGTCGGAATTGCAGGGGGTATTGCATATGAACAAGACAAAGAAGGAGAATGGATCCGCACTCACCCCATGAATAGAGATCATGTAAGAGGTGCCTTTAAAGCCTATAGAAAAAGTTGTTTTCAGGCCATTGGTGGTCTAAAAAGCAGTATAGGCTGGGACACTGTGGATGAACTTCTAGCAAAATACCATTCTTATATAATTCAAACAGACGAAACTCTTCAAGTTAAACATCTTAGACCAGTTGGCAAATCATATAACTCAAAGGCTCGACTATTACAAGGCGAGGCAATGTATAAAATGAGATATGGCTTGTGTATTACTTGTATTGCCTCTCTTAAAATGGCTTGGAAACAGCGCTCATTTACCCC harbors:
- a CDS encoding endonuclease/exonuclease/phosphatase family protein, whose translation is MKYTILLSLFFLTINSTFSQEIKVLSYNIRYDNQDDGLDSWTASKRNQKVASLLNELNADVIGIQEALHHQLTYLNNQLIQYKWIGVGRDDGKIEGEHAPIFYNHKKLKLKKWGYFWLSETPNKPSKGWDANCCNRIATWAIFKVKNRQFFFINTHFDHQGTRAQYESAQLILEKSQRFSKDLPIILTGDLNVSPSSSAIQTLKSKLKDSHSTALQLIGPNGTYNAFKHSMVPTDEKRIDYIFHSYSWKTIEFKTLDIKYQNRYPSDHFPILATLKLE
- a CDS encoding methyltransferase domain-containing protein — its product is MYEHTYPSKRFKRTIQFVSKHISKDESLLDLGVKNPLSSLLIQEGYRVKNTNGEDLDQELRAIMEENYTTVTAFEILEHLLNPYGILKNIKASKIVISVPLRLWFAPAYRSKTDIRDRHYHEFEDWQLEWLLEKTGWKIMATEKFTHPVKKIGIRPILRLFTPRYYLIYAERDTK
- a CDS encoding glycosyltransferase, which translates into the protein MKYYVIIPAHNEASYISETLNSLLMQSVLPDKIIVVNDHSTDTTEEIIDQYSCSHSIIKKINSVSSVTHMPGSKVVNAFNKGFELLDQDFDIIVKLDADIILPPNYFEKLTEIFKDSRVGIAGGIAYEQDKEGEWIRTHPMNRDHVRGAFKAYRKSCFQAIGGLKSSIGWDTVDELLAKYHSYIIQTDETLQVKHLRPVGKSYNSKARLLQGEAMYKMRYGLCITCIASLKMAWKQRSFTPFRNNILGYIKAKKENKTFLVSKKEGEFIRNLRWKGITQKFFSTD